A genomic segment from Chitinophaga flava encodes:
- a CDS encoding sensor histidine kinase: protein MEQFWRKYIFPVLYTFIIAASMRLINAVLTGFRFWERSWEETAIECLLLTTGYAYSYVLNYLLRKYQQQPKPPSAIKEYLVVAGVIILMTDGFILPIQHFTGERGCELYDVINFTLIPTLFYLLYYVIKRANASMKKSYEQQLLLEKISNDQLQTELRFLKAQFHPHFLFNALNTVYFQMDESVGTAKHTVEKLSELLRYQLYDHQQTVTVGAELQYMQSYIDLQKSRMNDHLQLQVKIDEQLNKQNVYPLLLLPLVENAFKYAGGDYWINISASLQNGWLVFHVSNAVPQIATKHRKGGIGLENLRRRLALLYPGKHALDINTCQHNYSADLKIAL from the coding sequence ATGGAACAGTTCTGGCGCAAATACATTTTCCCTGTCTTATATACTTTCATCATCGCCGCCAGCATGCGGCTGATCAATGCGGTCCTTACCGGCTTCCGCTTCTGGGAAAGAAGCTGGGAAGAGACTGCTATAGAATGTCTGCTGCTGACAACAGGATATGCATATTCCTATGTGCTGAACTATCTCCTCCGGAAATATCAACAACAACCCAAACCTCCTTCCGCCATAAAGGAGTATCTGGTAGTGGCAGGGGTGATCATTTTGATGACCGATGGTTTTATCCTGCCCATCCAGCATTTTACTGGTGAGCGGGGTTGTGAACTATATGATGTGATCAACTTCACACTGATTCCTACTTTGTTTTACCTGCTGTATTATGTGATCAAGCGTGCCAACGCCTCCATGAAAAAAAGCTACGAGCAGCAGCTGCTGCTCGAGAAAATCAGCAACGATCAACTGCAGACAGAACTGCGTTTCCTCAAAGCCCAGTTCCATCCCCACTTCCTGTTTAATGCGCTCAATACCGTTTATTTTCAGATGGATGAAAGCGTAGGCACAGCCAAACATACTGTCGAAAAACTGTCCGAACTGCTCCGCTACCAACTGTACGATCATCAACAGACCGTTACGGTAGGAGCGGAGCTGCAATACATGCAGTCCTATATCGATCTGCAGAAAAGCCGCATGAACGACCATCTCCAGTTACAGGTTAAAATTGATGAACAGCTGAACAAACAAAACGTTTACCCGTTATTGTTATTGCCATTGGTAGAAAACGCTTTCAAATACGCCGGCGGCGACTACTGGATCAATATTTCCGCCAGCCTGCAAAACGGATGGCTCGTATTCCATGTGAGCAATGCCGTACCCCAGATAGCAACCAAACACCGCAAAGGCGGGATAGGCCTCGAAAATCTCCGGCGGCGCCTTGCCCTCCTCTATCCCGGCAAACATGCCCTCGATATCAATACCTGCCAGCATAACTATTCGGCAGATTTAAAAATAGCCTTATGA